One genomic region from Armatimonadota bacterium encodes:
- a CDS encoding radical SAM protein: protein MKFPELAAQHAARLDSLAREPRWQALISGGAVEAARENMIVPSRPVNVFKLPVEQLQRINEPRVRALIECGERDEDRLLEALGEWPEQWPADVPVRLSFVGMNLDFACDMSPRCIYCNQRPVQRRMTPEHWLSLVRSVIPEEGDGPYLFITGGEPLLEGEVLWGAQGIIRAATSAGAACNVNTNALRLMPEVSLQLISSGLSRLHVSLDSHLPEVQDAIYGCSGRWAAVVRGIHNLQLAKRLLGAQHPVVHINCVLTRLNAPDFPAFLRFLLGMKLAGSGPEARDFDLHLIPVGGENNQHLRLTADEYEEFFTETWDAANAVWEEFQRDWGIPDDQRGPIHAKVPYMSPFHRVQHSGDLRAWAEQAATGRPAALSATRRCYVGPTQAFILPDGAQYWCGGHATCRPEPVGNVLEASAQENIARNIGQMRELPGTQCVSCPGATQAINQSVENALRELIRSWLKPPSDEPEPQTAAPDPDSSAFE from the coding sequence ATGAAGTTCCCTGAACTCGCGGCTCAACACGCCGCGCGACTGGATTCCCTCGCCCGGGAGCCCCGGTGGCAGGCGCTGATCTCCGGCGGCGCGGTGGAGGCTGCCCGCGAGAACATGATCGTGCCCTCGCGGCCTGTGAATGTGTTCAAGCTGCCGGTGGAGCAACTCCAGCGAATCAATGAACCGCGCGTGCGAGCGCTGATCGAGTGCGGCGAGCGCGACGAAGATCGGCTCCTGGAGGCCCTGGGAGAGTGGCCGGAACAATGGCCGGCCGATGTGCCTGTGCGTCTCTCCTTCGTGGGCATGAACCTTGATTTCGCCTGTGACATGTCACCCCGGTGCATCTACTGCAACCAGCGCCCGGTTCAACGCCGCATGACGCCGGAGCATTGGCTGTCCCTTGTGCGCAGTGTGATACCGGAGGAGGGTGACGGCCCGTATCTGTTCATCACCGGGGGCGAGCCGTTGCTCGAGGGCGAGGTCTTGTGGGGGGCTCAGGGGATCATCCGCGCGGCAACCTCGGCCGGGGCCGCCTGCAATGTGAACACGAATGCCTTGCGACTCATGCCCGAGGTCTCCCTGCAGCTCATCTCCTCGGGGCTGAGTCGTCTGCACGTGTCTCTCGACAGCCACCTGCCCGAAGTGCAGGACGCGATCTACGGTTGCTCAGGGCGCTGGGCCGCGGTTGTCAGGGGCATCCACAATCTGCAGCTTGCCAAGCGCCTGCTCGGCGCACAGCACCCTGTGGTCCACATAAACTGCGTGCTCACCCGGCTCAATGCTCCGGACTTCCCCGCTTTCCTGCGTTTCCTTCTGGGCATGAAACTGGCGGGCTCCGGCCCCGAAGCGCGTGACTTCGACCTGCACCTGATCCCCGTGGGCGGGGAGAACAATCAGCACTTGCGCCTGACCGCCGACGAGTACGAAGAGTTCTTCACCGAGACGTGGGATGCGGCGAACGCTGTCTGGGAAGAGTTCCAGAGGGACTGGGGGATACCCGACGACCAGCGCGGGCCGATCCACGCGAAGGTGCCCTATATGAGCCCCTTCCACCGGGTTCAGCATAGCGGCGACCTGCGCGCGTGGGCCGAACAGGCGGCCACCGGTCGTCCGGCGGCGCTGTCGGCGACCCGGCGTTGCTACGTGGGCCCGACACAGGCTTTCATACTGCCCGACGGCGCCCAGTACTGGTGCGGGGGGCATGCCACCTGCCGGCCTGAACCGGTCGGCAATGTGCTGGAAGCCTCGGCACAGGAGAACATCGCGCGGAACATCGGCCAGATGCGCGAGCTGCCTGGAACTCAGTGCGTTTCCTGCCCCGGGGCGACCCAGGCCATCAACCAGTCCGTGGAGAACGCCCTGCGCGAATTGATCCGCTCGTGGCTCAAACCGCCCTCTGATGAGCCAGAGCCTCAGACGGCCGCGCCTGACCCCGATTCAAGTGCCTTCGAGTAG